In Scylla paramamosain isolate STU-SP2022 chromosome 19, ASM3559412v1, whole genome shotgun sequence, a single genomic region encodes these proteins:
- the LOC135109928 gene encoding E3 ubiquitin-protein ligase RNF181-like: MASYFDEHNCQPLGPGQTPDHFLHLARLLLHTGYWQDLQLEFSHLSGLGERPPPPASKDVVENLPTVTGHKKGTQCAICLKEWLQEEEGRQLPCSHTFHSTCILPWLANTNSCPMCRHELPTDDEDYEEMRRQKKRAKDREADLEVLHNSMFS, encoded by the exons atgGCATCCTATTTTGATGAGCACAACTGTCAGCCTCTCGGTCCAGGCCAGACACCAGACCACTTCCTGCACCTGGCACGCCTCCTCCTGCACACGGGATACTGGCAG gACCTTCAGCTGGAGTTCTCGCACCTGTCGGGATTGGGAGAGAGGCCGCCCCCACCTGCCTCCAAGGATGTGGTGGAAAACTTACCCACAGTCACAGGGCACAAGAAGG GAACCCAGTGTGCCATATGCCTGAAGGagtggctgcaggaggaggaagggagacaactGCCCTGTTCTCACACCTTCCACTCAACCTGCATTCTCCCCTGGCTGGCCAACACTAACTCCTGCCCAATGTGTCGCCATGAGCTGCCCACAGATGATGAGGATTATGAGGAGATGAGACGACAAAAG aaaCGAGCTAAGGACAGGGAAGCAGATCTTGAGGTTCTTCACAACTCTATGTTCTCTTag
- the LOC135109927 gene encoding nuclear receptor coactivator 2-like, translating to MSRPAPPRPPLAQLAALSQYLQWLKQQQQQQQQQQQQQQQQEEEEQTAPTEEMILASILHHYNQQQQQTDPTPTEIPYVPPLHGPFHDVAPPAPPIPAGQPPSPPQSTADVSLLPQADAGSSSSGGGLSACVEGGGLCPAAVRPAGAGLHHGLHHARWFCLPSGMLGRRRRAAPGEGSPVLDFLRHHRAEMLAAGVARVEAELHRPLDPALLQTLEEGNPRPPPAPSAADPPQTCAALFTLDQANM from the coding sequence ATGAGCCGCCCAGCGCCGCCACGCCCTCCCCTCGCCCAGCTGGCGGCGCTCAGTCAGTACCTGCAGTGGCtcaagcagcaacagcaacaacaacaacaacaacaacaacaacaacaacaacaggaggaggaggagcagacagCGCCCACCGAGGAGATGATCCTGGCCAGCATCCTGCACCACtacaaccagcagcagcagcagacggaTCCCACCCCCACCGAGATCCCCTACGTCCCGCCCCTGCACGGCCCTTTTCATGACGTTGCACCCCCTGCTCCCCCAATCCCTGCAGGCcaacctccctccccgccccagTCCACCGCGGACGTCTCCTTGCTGCCCCAGGCTGACGCCGGTTCCTCGTCTTCTGGGGGCGGCCTGAGTGCCTGCGTGGAGGGCGGCGGGCTGTGCCCTGCTGCTGTCAGGCCTGCTGGCGCTGGGCTTCACCACGGCCTTCATCACGCCCGGTGGTTCTGCCTGCCTTCGGGCATGCTGGGTCGCCGCCGCCGCGCCGCGCCAGGCGAAGGCAGCCCAGTGTTGGACTTCCTGAGGCACCACCGCGCCGAGATGCTGGCGGCGGGCGTCGCGCGGGTGGAGGCGGAGCTGCACAGGCCCCTGGACCCCGCCCTGCTGCAGACCCTGGAGGAAGGCAACCCGCGGCCACCTCCTGCCCCTTCTGCGGCAGACCCTCCGCAGACCTGCGCCGCACTCTTTACGCTTGATCAGGCAAATATGTGA